In Gossypium arboreum isolate Shixiya-1 chromosome 3, ASM2569848v2, whole genome shotgun sequence, the sequence AGATGTTATTGTATGCTATAGAATCATTTCTGAGTTAATACTTTGTCATTCTAATCATCAACTGGTGTTTATGGTACATCTTTTACATGCAATTCCTTTCTTCTATGGTGGAAAAAGGGGATGATATTTTACTGGTTTCTTGAGTTTATGGTTAATAATCTTTCAATTCTAAGGTGCTTTACTTTTCATCTGTCCAGAAATATATGATACAATGCTAAGAAACATCCCTAGTCTGAAATTCCAAAACCTTGAGTTCTGCTTTCTGCTCAAATGAAATCCAAATACAATTTTTCTTGAAGAGTAAAGCTAGAAACTTAGTCAAAAGAAATTAGAATCGTTGTCATCGAATCCAGATGCATACTCGAGGAAATGCTATACTTTGTAGATGTCTACTAGCTTGTGGACATTAGCACTAAATATATATCTGTTCAATTATTTTTTTGTCTCAGCCACTTACAGTGTATCATGCAATACAACTTGCTGGATTGGGAAGCTTGACCTCTGAAATCAGCAAACTGCGCATACACTATCTTGGTACACTATGATCTTTAGCTTTTAAATCCCCATTTGTTGTAATTTGAAATGTTATCTGTTTGTAATTTCTGTGTGCTAGCATCTAGGTGTTCAATCAGCTATGCACTTACTGGAAACTAATTGCTGATAAAACGAAAAGAGTAGATACTTTAATTAAGTAATGGTGAATCAAAAGGGAGCAAGCTATTCTTTTTTACATATGTCTATGCATGCTTGTGTGGCCTTTTTTTTCATGTAAATCAGTCTTTCTTATATGgacaaattttattttagtttttaatattttttacttaACTTCTCGGTGGTTTCTTTATGTAGTCTTAATATGGTTATCTAAATTTAAGTGTTTTTTTTATTTGTATGTTCAAAGGACCTGAGAAGGAGCTCCTTCAACTTGCTGTCTTTGGAGAATTACATGCACTCTTTCCTGGGGTTTTTGTTCAAATTGAGCTTATTGGACCTGCGGTTCCACATCATAGGTTCGTCTTACCTTTAGTTTCTGCAGAAATTGTACTTGGTTTCTCTTTACTGTAAGTGCAAAGCAAACTACTTGTTTTGGATGGGAATCAATTAAATCGTCAACTTGCATATAATTCCATTTCATGTCATGACACTGATTAGTCATAATTGTCTTGTTGACTTTGGTGCTGGTCAGGTTGCTATGTTAAATACCCTTTCATAAATAGGCTTTTTCTTTTGCTCCTTCAAACTGTTAAATCTTTTCCCTTAGGATTGATTTTTGCATTTGTAAGGTCTGTATTAGGAACTGGTCTTTGATCTTATGTTATTCTTCTGAATGACCCAACTTTATATGATCGGTCGTTTAATTCTAACTTGTGCTGGGCATTGCTGAAGCTTCCTGTTTCCATTTAATGCGTAGGGATGGTGATAAGATTGATCTACACAGCTATGCTCATTGCATTGAGCAAGATTGTGATTGCAGATACAAAAATGAGAACGCCAGCTGCAGTATAGGTCATGCATCATCTGCAGTGACACTGCAACTACATAGAGGATATTATCATGACCGTTTCTTAGATATATCTAAGGCCTGTTTTTCCTTTACCATCTTTCTGTCCCTCTAAAGCTTTTCATCTTGGGAGATGTCTTGTCTGCTTGGTTCAGCCTACTAAAATTTCCTAAGAATCTCTCGTGTAACAGGATTCCCTCCCACACTTAGTTATTGCTCCAAATGCTGGCGTTGCAGCTTATGCAAGTTGGTTGCCCACTATAGTATGTCTTCAGTATGCCCTttagattcttttttttttcctcactTCATGATTCATAATGTTTTCTACAAGTGTCGCTTTGTGTTTCTAGGAAAGCTCAAAGATTTTATGTTTATGCTGTTGCTTGAGTATTCCAGGATTTTTTCCCTTAATTTTGGTTTTGTAATGAACATTTCAGGAGCTAATAAAGGAGATAAATGTCCCTGCAGTATTTTCTGATTATTGTGAAGAAGCTTGTAATCTTGCAGCTTGCTGCATAAATGCTGTTACAAACCAGCCTCCCAGGCTTCCTGTAATTTTACATTGCTGTTTATTCTCTTTTCACACTTTCTCTCTCCTGTAGATTTATTTTGGACATATTTTGGAGATTAATTTGCTTAATTTAATAATTCATGCGATGCTTATGTCCTGTAGATTCAGTTAAATCCATTCAGGCAGCCAATGGTGGTGGAAGACAGTCCACTGCATCTTCCTTGCTACTCCAATTGCTTCCTATTTGCTATGTGAACCGCTTTGCTCTCAATTATTCACATATTCAGCGGATTtcattattttcatgcgagcatATAGGGGTCTTACATGAAAGGAGAATATAAACTAAGGTAATCTTGTAAAATTTACTTTTCAATCTTGACATTTGCTGATGCATTAGTAAAGGATCTCTCTGTGATGGATCTGATAGTTTAATAATGCTTGATAATATTCATGGTTATCTTATGTTAATAGAACTTCGGTAACTGTTAAAATTGTATGTATTAAATGCATCCGGGCGCTAATTAAATTCTTAGGTTTTTCTTCATTTGCATGAACTCGTGAACCTTATTTATCCTTTGATGCAACGGCGTTATGTTCTTACTCCTTCAAGAAATTCAAGGATTTGGAAGAAGAGAAGACTACCAATGGATAATTACAAGTTGTGTTTTAGTTAAAATAACGTTTTACTGGTTGTAATTTTGTATGAGCTATATAAGCTGTCGCTTGCATTTTGTAACATTTATGTctgtaaaatttgtttttattgtgaAGGAAGAAATCAAGGAAATTACATGACTATTGTCATCATAAATAAATTTCTCCAAAGCAACACGTGGCACATCAAACCTATGAGCATCAAGTGATAACACCCTTGTAAATTTTGCCATCGCATCAGCAGCTTTATTAAACGTGTTATACCTTGATCTCCCAATTTTGCTTTGACAGTTCCCACGCTGCACCCGTAACTGAGTTCGGTTAGCACTTGCTATCTTTGCTGTAAAACATGTGTCATATAAAAAGGGCATTCTTTTGTGGATGACAGACATGTGATATTGGATTCCTGGTGTTTCTGGCAAATGCTGCAACTGAGGTGGAACCTTCAGGGGGCAAGTTTTTTAATAGCTTTGCTCGTTTTCACATAAGCACCGTTTAAGGGCACTAATTGGCTTTTAGCGGGGTGGGCGACATCATTCCGATCCGAAGAGCCTAGTAGAATTGTCATTCCATCATTTTGATACCCTTGGTTACAAAATTATTACGGGGAAAAACTTGGATtccatttaaaatgatttttaaaaaataattttgaaaaaacgACTCACTTTTTttgaaaagttaatattttttttgtgtttaaatGAAATTGTATAAAATATTATCATTGTTTGGCGATTtcgaaaatatttcataaaaattgttTTCAATTTGAAACAAGCATATATTTGAGATTTATGATAAAAGTTTAAATTAAGTAGTGAATTGATTACAAAGTAATATTAAGGTGAAATTATAGTAAATAATGAATCTTCAtgatattaaggattaaattataaaatttgtgaaatttataattgaaTCAAGAGAAGTGATAAGCATGAAAATTTGTTATgtgaaataagatattataatgaattatttgagtaaagtgtttatatggtgaaaaataaattacacggcaatatggactaaattaaaaatgtaCAAAAGTTTAAGCGTGAAACAATTTAATATGTGAATAAGAAATTATGATAATAGTTTAATGAATATGTTATGAGATGATAAAATATGCATGAAGTATTGTAAAAGTGAAATTgtggaaaaatatgaaatttttataatgacaagtactaaattgttaaagttaagaaaaatatggatgaaataatagaaatttgatatgtgaaaGCGATATTGAGATAAATTGTGTGATTAAAgtgtaaaagaaagaaaattgatttaatatgattaattagtgaatattgaacttttatgataaaaagggactaaattgaaaagttatgaaagtttataaaaaatattttataagtaaTGTAGTAGAGAATGTAACATCCTGGTGCTTTGACCCGATATTCGTGTTGAGTATGGGGATGTTACAGTGAACAAAACCTTATCAATATGGAAAATATCTTACAGAGAAAATTTTGGCAACACTTTTTATAGAATAAGAGGGTAAATTTATGTTAACTAAAAAAC encodes:
- the LOC108474749 gene encoding uncharacterized protein LOC108474749, giving the protein MECAGKGSGTRCLGPARKRCGSCGAVSYCSASHQISHWKVHREECERLERQMKNLDLLNDFPFTFSQESTVQISEKQESRCSFLRKRGIHQVGLWVCECHCGASVTSFGNSRLESDTWNLSNILCPCRGPSSPIAKALCSWKDYYEWRCIPLQSPVSLLLHWPLTVYHAIQLAGLGSLTSEISKLRIHYLGPEKELLQLAVFGELHALFPGVFVQIELIGPAVPHHRDGDKIDLHSYAHCIEQDCDCRYKNENASCSIGHASSAVTLQLHRGYYHDRFLDISKDSLPHLVIAPNAGVAAYASWLPTIELIKEINVPAVFSDYCEEACNLAACCINAVTNQPPRLPIQLNPFRQPMVVEDSPLHLPCYSNCFLFAM